A window of Solanum stenotomum isolate F172 chromosome 9, ASM1918654v1, whole genome shotgun sequence genomic DNA:
TTAGCAAGAAATCCCGATGGAAGCTATCCCAAGGCTGCATATACAATAGACAAGAATGAAAAAAAGGTCTTGTTTGATTGGTTGGAAGGTGTGAAGTTTCCAGATGGGTATGTTTCAAATATGAGTCGATGCCTTGACACAGACAAATTTAAGTTATTTGggatgaaaagtcatgattgcCATGTGTTCATGCAACGACTATTGCCAATTTCCTTTCGTGAGCTACTTCCTAGTAATGTGTGGCAAGCACTTACagagttgagtttattttttaaagatctaACTTCAACTGTTCTTCGAAAGGTGGACTTAGAGAGATTAGAGGTACACATCCCACAAATTTTGTGTAAGTTAGAACGAATATTCCCTCCTGGATTCTTTAACTCAATGGAACATTTACCCGTGCACCTTCCATATGAAGCAAGAATTGCTGGACCTGTACAATATAGATGGATGTATCCTTTTGAGaggtaaatataaaatatttatgcaGTTATATAGTGTCAATATGCTAGTTcaatatgataatttaatttcttacaTATATAGGTACCTTCGAACTCTTAAAAATATGATAGGCAACAAAGCTAGTGTTGAGGGTTCTATTTGTGAAGCATACTTGATGGCCGAATCAACacaattcttttctcattattttgaACCTCATGTTATGTCACGTCATCATAATGTGTCCCGTAATGATGATGGTGGTGTTATGaaagatgatgaagaaaatttatcaatattcacccatccAGGAAGGTTATCGGGTGAAGCCAAAAAGAGAGATTTGTCTCTTGAGGAAATTAAGGCTGCCCAAACTTATATTCTTCTAAATTGTCAAGAGGTTGAGCCGTTTGTGAGGTAAAATTTTAAAGGTTATACTTCTTTCatataataaatttgtccatatagtatgaatttatttttgacttattttgttGCAATGAAGCATGTATGTGCAACGTTTGCAAGAAGAGTTTCCGAATCTCTCTCAAGATCAAATAGATGAGAGTCTCGAAACATATTTTTCTGTATGGTTCAAGGAATATGTAAGCCTAATTAAATCATCACtatcatttaaaatataatgtGTCGAATTGTCTTGTGAATTAGACTAAAtcttaacatatttttttttaaataggttCGATCCAACCATATTGAAAATGAATACTTGCGTAGTCTTGCTCATGGACCATTAATAAGTGTGTATTCTTATCCAGTGTGTTTTGTTAATGGATACAAATTTCACACAGTACATCGCGGTAGTGCAAGATCAACAATGAATAGTGGAGTTTGTATCTCTGATCCAAATACGGGTGATTACTATGGAAGGATTCAAGAAATTATACAAGTGGAATACCGTAGAGCACCTTTAAAGCAAGTTATGTTATTCAAGTGTGAATGGTTTGATCCGGCATTAAATATTGGTGTTAAGGTGCATAATCAGTATAAATTGGTCGATGTTAATCATCGTCGccgatttaaaaaatatgaacctTTTATTCTTGCGATGCAAGCAACTCAAGTGTGTTATATGTCTTATCCTAGCACAAAGAAGGACAAGGATGATTGGTTAGCTGTATTAAAAGTCAACCCTCGAGATGTCATTGAATTACCTGATGAGGGAGTGATCACAATACCAGAACCTAATCTTCCATTTcaagttgaagaagttgaagttcATGAGATAGATATGAATATTATTGTTGATGAAACTATACTTCTGCATGATCCAAATGGGGAGGCTATTGAAATGGATGAACCAATTGATTATGGATTGTTTCCAGAGCATCATGAATTAGATGAAGAATTTACAGAAGACGAGTATGAAACTGAGAATGAATCTGAAGAGGATGATGAGCAGTTCGAAGAAGAAATAGATACAGACTAGTGTATTGATAGTAATGTGCTACAATGTCTTTAATGACGTTTGTTTATAGTAGTATGTTTTGGATGCTATTTGTTTCTTGTGGCAAAACAGTGCTTACTGATTGTTGTATCTTTTGTGTGCTTTGCAGCTCTAATTTCTTAAAGCTATTAGTATCTTTTTGTGTATGACATGCTTCAACTTTGGTTGAAATTTTTCTAAATGAACCTCATTTTTAGCATGAGCAGGTAAACTCAAGAAATAAGATAGTTGTTTATATAGTTGGAAGGTATTCTCAGACTTCTGTTTTTCCTACTTCTGGACATTCTCAAGTTTAGTTTGGTCCATGACATGTGTGAAaaaaatctgaatatttcttaaAAGAGAGAAATTCTTTAACTCAGATTTGATAAGTATGATtaactttgttttttttgtagatATGACACGAGGCAGAGGTCGAGGTAACATAAGTCGTGCAAACAAGATGTCAATTAGAGGTCGAGGTAGCACAAGTCGAGTTAATATGCCAACTGTTCCTATTCCCATAACTAGTTCTCAACAAGGTGGTATTAGTTCTTCTAGCGGACCAAATAATATCATTCAAGTTCAGACTTTAGTTCCTACTATTTCGCCTCCTGTTCAAACATCAGATCAATGTAGTACCCCATCAGTTCATCTTGAACCAGCCCCTGTAATACCTAATAGGAGCAATGCAATAGGTGAGGGTGCATCTACTGATCAGAGAAACGTAACAGGTGACTCTACATCTAGTCAAAACAACACAATAGGTGAAGGTGAGAGCAATAGTAACCCTGAACAGCGGACGCTTGTTTTTCTTTCTGCTGCCGGGTTAGTGTGTGTTTGcactattattattaatatactGTGAATTTCTGTATCAAAGAGTTCATttaatatcttcaatttttttcaggTTGGAACCTTCAAGTACTTGCTCTAACCGAATATGTGAGTCTTTCAAGAGTGAGCTTGATCCCAAGGGAACTAATTGGAAAAGTGTCCCACAAGAAACAAAAGATTTTTATCTAGGAGAATTCGAGGTATAATATTTCagcattttaattaaaaaggtTCATCAGTTTTATAGTTTGGATACTGATGTTGTTATTTATAAAACTATTTCAGAAGGAATTCTATTGGGATCCATCCATTGATAGTGAAGTGAAGATACAATGGCGAAGGAAGGCAGCGAGAAGGTACAGTGATTTCATTTCTGGcttaaaaaaagaaggaaaacgGCCAAAATATATTTCAGAAGAAATATGGGAAAGTTGGATGAGTATTTGGAAGAAACCTGAGGTTattgaaaagtcaaaaataaattcaagaaatCGTTGTGGCGGTCAGGATGCAGTTGCCAAAGGAACTCACACGGGAGGCTCTATTACCATTGGAGAGCATCGTAAGAGACTTGTAAGTATATTTTCACGCACCCTTCATTTACTTGTGCCACAGTGACTATTTGCAATTGAGTTAGTATTCAAGTTTTTTCTCTAAGGATTTTCTAGAATTTTGTGAACAAGAAAAAACATTTGTTAATGTCGATGTAGTGCTGATATGGATGTGTCTCCTAGCTAACCTTACTTTGTTATGAACTAACAGATATGGTCTCGAATTACACTATACCATGCTTTTATATTTTCAtgtactttaaattttttttcttgtataggCTATTAAAAATGGTCGCGATCCAACACCAAGTGAGATACATTTGCATGTCCATACAGATGGTCATGATGGAAAATCTTTTGTTGGTGAACGAGCTCAAATCGTGCATGTAAGTTCAATATTCTTACTGCTAATCCTAAGGTGCTTTCTAATCTCTTCATTTGTGGCTGGTGTTATTAGTTTCAATTGTTGTGTTCTTTTCAGTCTTGGTCCACTGCTTATTATATCTCTTCTTACTGTTGATAATACATGAGTTGATGATCCCAGTAATGCCTATATCTCTTCTTACTTCTCAAATAGTTTAGGAGAATGGTTAACATTGGATGACTTGGTTTTCTCCATTCCCTTATGATTATTGGCATGAAGCTTTTATGATCTGCTAAGTGGTTGAAAAATCTGAAGGTTCTTGCCCCTTTTGGTGACATCTCTTCAAAAGGGAATGTAGATTTCTTGTGAACTcgatttcttaattttatattattgttgtgtttATTTTATACAAATCCAGATCAGAGTAGCTAGACATTGTAGTTGTTTCCCAAGGGATGCAATTGTTTTCTGGCATTCTGAAAGCCTGTCAGCAACCACTGCTAAATCCTCCTGCTAATGACAAAGTTCACATACCattattaattttcttctttttaattcaCATCGATGTGTCTATAGAGGAATGACAAACAACACAGGATAGGTTGAGAGAAAGAACTATCTGTTTATTTTCAGTTCACCATTTGAACCTTAGCTTCCTGGGCTCTTTTACTAAGCTTTTTTATGCTTTCCAACTGGTCCTTGCTGGCAGTTTATGTTGTTTGAGTGCTCAAATCCCTTtctataatctttattttcaGTTCAATTTTGAGAGTTGTGTTCTCCTTCTCTAGACACTTAAGCTTGACAAAGATATCAAGATCAGTAGAAGTAGGCGTTGTAGTTGTTTCTCAAGTGCAGTTTTTTCAGATTTCAATCCTGGACTGAGCCAGCCACACAATCTGGCGACTCCACCAATCGTGGCCTATTTCTAGTATCATTGCTGCTAGGACCATAACAGAAGACACATGTAAGTCTTCCTGCAACATACAGACCTTCTTCAGTAATGGGTCTCCACTGCTcaacacatgaaaaattaattCCCAGACCAACATTAAGTCCTCTTAGGATGTGCACTGTACGGAGAACATAAAACAGTTCCTCTGGAAAAGCCTATCATCAAAAGAAACAATTTTCAGAATTGTTTTACAGTATATGCATATTTAATTCACCAGCTGGTTCAACTGTCAACTGTTATCACCATGTGAATGAAGGAAAATCAATGTTGTTAACTGCCAATATACTATTGTTTCCAAAGGTGGGGACTTATGGTTAGACAATAGGAAACTTGCTGAAGTTTACTAGGTGAAAGGCATTATCTGTGGATTTGGAATATCACAAGTAAAATTATAGATTGGGATCTTGACTGCAGCAACTAGGAAAAAAAGACGTTTTCCTTTCCGCAACCTAGCAAATTAGGAAAGAAAGATTTATGTTTTCTGACCCTCAGACTTATCTGACCATTCTTTCAACTTCTCAAGTTCTACCCTCAGACTTATCTGACCATTCCTCACCTTCTCAAGCTCCTCTCCTAGATTATTGTTCACGAGATCAACACGAGGACTAGTGTTAATCTGGAATTCTGCTTTCGATACATTTCAGTCAGTGCTTTTTATGAGTTGTGTTCTCCTTCTCTAGACACTTAAGCCTAACAAAGATATTAGGATCAGTAGAAGTAGGCGTTGTAGCTTAAATAGTTGTTTCTCAAATGCAGTTTTTTCAGATTTCAATATTTGGTGTTGATCTGGAATTCCGCTTTCGATATTTGATGTTGGTTTTGTTCAAAATTTAGTTATGTGAACTTTGTTTTGAGCAGTTTATCTGTTTTTATTCTTAGACCTTTTTTAActgcataattttttaaacaaatgagAACTCATTGCTGTTAGTTGAGTCTGTATGTGTCTATTGTTGTTATAAATAAacaatttcactaattttcaCTCTTTTGCaggaaaaatatcaagaaatattaCAGAACCAAACACAAACTCAATCTGAAGTTGATCAATGGAAAGCATATTATCAAGCAGCAGGaggggaaaagaaaagaaggataTATGGTCTTGGAGCTCAAGCAAAAGTATTTTATGGACCAAATTTTCGTGTCTCTTCTGGATCTGATACTTCTGGCTCAGTACCATGTCCAAATGCTCAAACAACACCGACAGAAAATATGGATGAGTTAGTGGTGCGAATGATTCCTTCGCTAACTAATCACTTGCTTCCTATATTTGTAGAGCAGGTACGTGGTTTGATTTCTCCAGCCTCATCTCAAGCAGACTCAGCTGCCAACCATCCATCAACTATTGCACCTGTAATTCCTGCTCCAACTGCAAAAAATATCGATGAGGATCGTGCATCGCTTTCTGAGGAATGATTGTGGCTCTCTAGTCTCTCTTAGTTAGTTTTTGTTGGCTAGATTTTGTTGCAAATGCTTTCAGCTATATATTTTGCTTGAAATTTATCATTGGGGATATTTTGAACTTGGTAATATAATTTGCACTTAGCTATGTATTTTGGATCTTGTAGAATATTAATTTCTAcgaattaagttaattttatgattatataataTGTGTTGAAATGTGTATTTAAttacacaaataaaaatatattgatagatttgtgacaaattatTTTCGTCGCTAAATGAATGGAGATGAAATTAGCAACAAAATATTTGGTCGCCCTATATGATAAAAcgatgaaataatatataaaatcaaggataaaatttaaaatacacGACGAATTTTTTTGTCGCTAAAGAAATTGGTGACGAAATTAGCGACAATAATTTGGTCGCCAATATGTTGAGACGACGAAATAAGTTACAAGAACAACGacataaattacaaaaatagtGACAGATTTTTCCATTGCTAATCTTGACAACGGATAACTTTCGTCGCAAATCCGTCACTCAGTTTGTGACGGATTCAATTTTTTCGTCGCTAAATGGTTAGCTACGCGCAATATAGAGACGAACAATATTTTGTCGCTATTCCGTCGCTAAACCAAAATAGCGACGGAATAAGCTATTTAGCGACCGACTTTGTTTGTCGCTAAACACAGTTTTTTTTTAGTGTAAAACCTTACAACAAATGGCTAGAACCATGATTACTAGGAATGTGACTAATCAATTATGGCCTGAAGCTATAAATATTGTTTGCTATTTAATAAGTAAATGcatttcatgatttatgttagATTAAACTCCCTATGAATTATTAAAAGGCATAAAACCCAACATATCTCATTTAAGAGACTTTGGATGTAAAtgttatatacaaaataatggAAAGCATTTGTTGGGTAAATTTCATGCCAGAAGTGTTGAAGTGATACACAACTCAGGTGGTTTAATTCTCACCCAAGAAAACTATGTGAATGAGATTTTAAATGATGAGTTAATAACTTACTGCAAGAGTGTCAACATGCCAATGAGTGCCTCTGAGATACTTATCTTAACTGATGACACTCACATGATGTCACACACTATCGTCTAGTCTTGGGAAGAGTTCGATACATATCTTTCACCACCGGGCATAGCTTATGCGGTCAACATgttatctcaatttatgcaaGAATTATTAGACTTTCATTAGAAATCTATGAAGCGCATCCTTTGATACATGTGTGGTACCATTCAACTCAGACTATGTGTTACTCTCATTGATTACTTCAATCTACAAGTGTACTCTAATGTTGTCaagccccaagcctacaccttgaacgtggccggcactcgagaaccatcgttggtcccaagctaacccttggcctggctgaATACTTAGCAAAGAGGGACTCCCAGTGCATAATTAAACTCAACACATTTCGATAACAACTTAACTAAATGAATATCTAGAAATActtaaataaacataagaaattgTCTCAAGGTCTCAAAACATCAACAAGGGAATAGTAGACTCCTCAAtttctaactatctatgaatcctctaatTAAGTACTAAGATAGATGTTAGGACAGGACCCCAAACAACTtaacaaaataggaaataaCTATGAAtccctccgaaagcaaggagtcTCACCAAAGCTAGCTGGAGTGCAAATGGTTTCAACGAAGAGCCTGTTCATGACCTTAAACACCTGTATCTGTATTATGAAAATATGCAATGCAGGTCGAATAATGTCAGTGCATTGAATGTACGAGAATGTAAGGGGGAAACTGAAAGCATAGACAACTGAAATGATAAGCTGAAAGACATATTCACTTCAACTCAACTCCAATACAAAAGCAACAATTATAGATGcaatatttaaaacattataaaacatgaaatataaactcaattatgtataaaaaaaacacaataaggtactctttactcttatttgggagattctctaaccgataatCATCAGTATGAGCTATATGATGATAACAGTGTCTCGCCCATGCTGCCAAAACTatcttataccttgccagggtatagaacacctcaactaagtggatccactaagttatgcTTAAACTCAATAAGGACTCGTCTAAAAAGTACGatcatttacccatgttggctgcATGGTtaatgaggaatgtgagttgtttgaactcatccacatatcagtgctcaatactactcacaataatatataactcatgctcaaatgtataaaatataactttttcttaatttgaggtaattactccaaagatcctcttaaaagaggtaacac
This region includes:
- the LOC125877367 gene encoding uncharacterized protein LOC125877367 — protein: MKDDEENLSIFTHPGRLSGEAKKRDLSLEEIKAAQTYILLNCQEVEPFVSMYVQRLQEEFPNLSQDQIDESLETYFSVWFKEYVRSNHIENEYLRSLAHGPLISVYSYPVCFVNGYKFHTVHRGSARSTMNSGVCISDPNTGDYYGRIQEIIQVEYRRAPLKQVMLFKCEWFDPALNIGVKVHNQYKLVDVNHRRRFKKYEPFILAMQATQVCYMSYPSTKKDKDDWLAVLKVNPRDVIELPDEGVITIPEPNLPFQVEEVEVHEIDMNIIVDETILLHDPNGEAIEMDEPIDYGLFPEHHELDEEFTEDEYETENESEEDDEQFEEEIDTD
- the LOC125877368 gene encoding uncharacterized protein LOC125877368, with product MTRGRGRGNISRANKMSIRGRGSTSRVNMPTVPIPITSSQQGGISSSSGPNNIIQVQTLVPTISPPVQTSDQCSTPSVHLEPAPVIPNRSNAIGEGASTDQRNVTGDSTSSQNNTIGEGESNSNPEQRTLVFLSAAGTCSNRICESFKSELDPKGTNWKSVPQETKDFYLGEFEKEFYWDPSIDSEVKIQWRRKAARRYSDFISGLKKEGKRPKYISEEIWESWMSIWKKPEVIEKSKINSRNRCGGQDAVAKGTHTGGSITIGEHRKRLAIKNGRDPTPSEIHLHVHTDGHDGKSFVGERAQIVHEKYQEILQNQTQTQSEVDQWKAYYQAAGGEKKRRIYGLGAQAKVFYGPNFRVSSGSDTSGSVPCPNAQTTPTENMDELVVRMIPSLTNHLLPIFVEQVRGLISPASSQADSAANHPSTIAPVIPAPTAKNIDEDRASLSEE